A section of the Paenibacillus odorifer genome encodes:
- a CDS encoding glycoside hydrolase family 52 protein, translating into MSHNQFFNAHHSPIGAFASFTLGFKGASGGFDLEIGKPPRQNIFIGLERADGKGYDTLPFHEIGGEDESKRYDIENPDPNPDKENILFPFQEREISRDFHIATDSWSSGDLTFRILSPVRSVPDPETASIEEMKDVLLPAVLIELEVDNTSSATSRRAFFGFQGTDVYSGMRRLDDVSSEITGVGQGRFIAIAAEKGTAKSALHFTMEDILTEELQENWTFGLGRVGALIMDVPARVKETYRFAICFHRSGYVTSGIDASYYYNHYFNNIEAVAEYALSRFDILKQEAEQANDRFTHDDLSADQTFMLAHAIRSYYGSTQLLDYKNKPFWIVNEGEYRMMNTFDLTVDQLFYELRLNPWTVRNELDMFVERFSYEDTVRFPGDDTEYPGGISFTHDMGVANVVSRPGYSAYEVYGIDGCFSHMTHEQLVNWVLSAATYVEHTGDRGWMERNLSIMEKCLNSMVNRDHPDPEQRNGVMGLDSSRTMGGAEITTYDSLDVSLGQARNNIYLAGKCWAAYLAMEKIFAELGRAEQSKTAGDQAEKCAATMVASVTADGYIPAVIGEGNDSKIIPAIEGLVFPYFTGCKEALDRNGRFAAYIGALDKHLHAVLQPGVCLFEDGGWKISSTSNNSWLSKIYLSQFIARSILGLEWEERGAAADRAHVAWLTHPELSIWSWSDQIISGEITGSKYYPRGVTAILWLDEK; encoded by the coding sequence ATGTCGCATAATCAATTTTTTAATGCCCATCATTCACCGATCGGTGCATTTGCGAGTTTCACTTTAGGATTCAAAGGAGCTAGTGGAGGTTTCGATCTGGAGATTGGAAAACCACCTAGACAAAATATATTCATAGGATTAGAACGTGCTGATGGGAAGGGATATGACACACTGCCATTTCATGAGATCGGAGGAGAGGACGAGAGCAAACGCTATGATATCGAGAATCCGGATCCTAATCCTGACAAGGAGAATATTCTGTTCCCTTTTCAAGAGCGTGAGATTTCTAGAGATTTTCATATAGCCACAGACAGCTGGAGTTCGGGTGATTTGACCTTCCGGATTCTGTCCCCCGTTCGTTCTGTACCCGATCCAGAAACTGCCTCTATAGAAGAAATGAAGGATGTACTGCTGCCTGCAGTGCTAATTGAACTCGAAGTGGACAACACCTCATCCGCAACCTCGCGCCGTGCATTCTTTGGTTTTCAGGGAACAGATGTGTATAGCGGAATGAGAAGACTGGATGATGTATCATCGGAGATTACTGGCGTTGGCCAAGGAAGATTTATTGCAATTGCTGCGGAAAAAGGAACTGCAAAGTCCGCACTGCACTTCACAATGGAGGATATTCTAACGGAGGAGCTGCAGGAGAATTGGACCTTTGGGCTGGGACGAGTCGGTGCTTTGATCATGGATGTTCCAGCCAGAGTAAAAGAAACTTACCGCTTTGCTATCTGTTTTCACCGTTCAGGTTATGTCACCTCAGGAATTGATGCTTCTTATTACTACAATCATTATTTCAACAATATAGAGGCAGTGGCTGAATATGCATTATCCAGATTTGATATCCTTAAGCAAGAAGCGGAGCAAGCTAACGATAGATTTACTCATGATGACCTATCCGCAGATCAAACCTTTATGTTAGCGCATGCGATTCGTAGTTATTATGGCTCCACGCAATTGCTGGACTACAAGAATAAGCCATTTTGGATCGTCAACGAAGGCGAATACCGGATGATGAATACCTTCGATCTTACCGTCGATCAGTTATTTTATGAGCTGCGTTTGAATCCTTGGACTGTACGTAATGAACTGGATATGTTCGTGGAAAGATTCAGCTACGAAGATACGGTGCGTTTCCCGGGTGATGATACAGAGTATCCGGGTGGAATTAGCTTCACACATGATATGGGTGTAGCCAACGTAGTTTCACGTCCGGGATATTCTGCTTATGAGGTCTATGGCATTGATGGTTGTTTCTCACATATGACACATGAACAATTGGTTAACTGGGTGCTGAGTGCAGCAACTTATGTAGAGCATACAGGCGACCGGGGTTGGATGGAACGTAATCTCAGTATTATGGAGAAATGCCTGAATAGCATGGTAAATCGCGATCATCCAGATCCTGAACAAAGAAATGGTGTCATGGGGCTTGATAGCTCACGTACGATGGGCGGAGCAGAAATTACTACGTATGACAGTCTGGATGTGTCTTTAGGTCAGGCTCGTAACAATATTTATCTGGCAGGAAAATGCTGGGCTGCTTACTTGGCTATGGAGAAAATATTTGCAGAGCTTGGGCGTGCGGAACAGTCCAAAACAGCAGGTGATCAGGCTGAAAAATGCGCCGCAACAATGGTGGCAAGTGTTACAGCAGACGGGTATATTCCGGCTGTCATTGGAGAAGGCAATGACTCTAAGATCATTCCGGCTATCGAAGGCCTTGTGTTCCCTTACTTTACAGGCTGCAAAGAAGCTCTTGATCGTAATGGACGGTTCGCCGCCTATATTGGCGCACTCGACAAGCATCTGCATGCGGTGTTACAGCCGGGAGTATGCTTATTCGAAGACGGAGGCTGGAAAATCTCCTCAACTAGCAACAATAGCTGGCTCAGCAAAATCTATCTCTCCCAGTTCATCGCCCGCAGCATTCTGGGATTGGAATGGGAGGAACGGGGAGCGGCAGCGGATCGTGCTCACGTAGCTTGGCTTACCCATCCGGAGTTGTCGATTTGGAGCTGGAGCGATCAGATTATTTCCGGTGAGATCACGGGCAGTAAATATTATCCGCGTGGCGTTACAGCGATTTTGTGGTTAGATGAGAAATAA
- a CDS encoding helix-turn-helix domain-containing protein, producing MISNDPAFHNSIDGQMAPDIQAAFHIFAAHWRKVNPDWQYPVHTHPMFEINVVLQGEQHMTVGNKSFIQQSGDILFIRPGVEHSSLGSNASRDMTYYCLHFDIDDLILRRALLTADAVSLSGNTPELRAIRSALDVIINSSILSESKDTHRNRLITLHASLQLLTALSGWVLSEMPLLTDTEATENTVALANAIEGLLQESVSTAASTGERGGGIEHIAAKLGYSTTHCNRVFHQIYGMSPRQYLSRLIIRHAKLLLMDNNLSVESVAHRLGYRDVSHFSKQFKRWTGLPPMGYRRLTANPNTL from the coding sequence ATGATCTCGAATGATCCCGCTTTTCATAATTCTATTGATGGCCAGATGGCTCCAGACATTCAAGCGGCTTTCCATATCTTCGCCGCGCATTGGAGAAAAGTAAATCCGGATTGGCAATATCCCGTACACACTCATCCCATGTTTGAGATTAACGTTGTACTGCAGGGTGAGCAACATATGACGGTCGGCAATAAATCTTTTATCCAGCAAAGCGGTGATATTTTATTCATTCGTCCCGGTGTAGAACATAGCAGCCTCGGTTCGAATGCTAGTCGTGACATGACTTATTACTGCCTGCATTTTGATATTGATGATCTGATTTTACGGCGAGCATTATTAACAGCAGACGCTGTTAGTCTAAGTGGGAATACCCCGGAGCTGCGAGCCATTCGTTCCGCTCTAGATGTGATCATTAATTCTTCCATTCTGTCAGAGTCAAAGGACACACACAGAAATCGTCTGATTACATTGCATGCTTCGCTGCAACTTCTAACCGCGCTCAGCGGCTGGGTACTTTCGGAAATGCCCCTTCTGACAGATACTGAGGCTACGGAAAATACCGTCGCTCTAGCTAACGCGATCGAAGGACTGCTGCAAGAATCTGTCTCCACCGCTGCAAGCACAGGCGAAAGAGGCGGCGGTATTGAGCACATTGCGGCAAAGCTTGGATACAGTACAACTCACTGCAATCGTGTTTTTCACCAAATTTATGGCATGTCGCCAAGACAATATTTATCCCGCTTGATCATTCGTCACGCCAAACTGCTGCTAATGGATAATAACCTATCTGTCGAATCGGTCGCCCACCGGCTGGGGTACCGGGATGTGTCCCATTTCAGCAAGCAATTCAAACGCTGGACAGGTCTCCCGCCAATGGGCTACCGCCGTTTAACCGCGAATCCAAATACGCTTTAG
- a CDS encoding ROK family transcriptional regulator: protein MASEKRLPSLQMKSEIIRNIRTALLELGKATKAELSHKLQYSFPTISKFLMQMEEAGEITVSGLDESSGGRRAIRYAYNPNYRLGMAIFLEKNETNYTIYNCIGEVIKEGSLPSILEEDVSKLVTLIEDEKKANPKIHSVAIGVPGAVNHGQIFLIPGYEKYQNLDLRKHIEDQLSIPTIVENDMNAAVIGYMTQRNLKENTSLMYLYLGKNGPGAGIAVNGEIVRGKTFFSGEVQFLPQYDNRNFIEALTGDPGGSNMQSNQSVDAISRLVATMTSILNPHYIIFCEDELAPAMLNQIAERSATYVPKEHLPALAVSNLKRDYLNGLQSLGLGLLVSQQIDENN from the coding sequence ATGGCGAGTGAGAAACGACTTCCTTCACTGCAAATGAAATCTGAAATTATCCGAAATATTCGAACAGCATTATTAGAACTAGGAAAAGCAACGAAGGCAGAGTTAAGCCATAAATTACAATATAGTTTCCCGACGATAAGTAAATTTCTAATGCAGATGGAAGAGGCAGGGGAAATAACGGTCAGCGGTCTGGATGAGTCAAGTGGTGGAAGAAGGGCAATAAGATATGCCTACAATCCGAATTATCGGTTAGGTATGGCTATTTTTTTGGAAAAAAATGAAACGAATTATACCATCTATAATTGCATTGGTGAGGTAATCAAAGAAGGGAGTTTGCCCAGTATTCTTGAGGAAGATGTTAGTAAACTGGTCACGCTTATTGAAGATGAAAAAAAGGCCAATCCTAAAATCCATTCTGTGGCTATTGGAGTTCCAGGTGCGGTGAATCATGGGCAGATTTTTCTGATTCCGGGTTATGAGAAATATCAGAATTTAGATTTGAGAAAACACATAGAAGATCAACTATCCATTCCGACAATCGTGGAAAATGATATGAATGCGGCTGTAATCGGCTATATGACGCAACGAAATTTGAAAGAGAATACTTCTCTAATGTATCTGTATTTAGGGAAAAATGGTCCGGGAGCTGGGATCGCGGTCAATGGTGAAATTGTGCGAGGAAAGACGTTTTTTTCAGGGGAAGTTCAATTCTTGCCCCAGTATGACAATAGAAATTTCATAGAGGCATTAACTGGAGATCCTGGTGGATCAAATATGCAATCGAATCAAAGCGTGGATGCGATTAGTCGATTAGTGGCTACTATGACTTCTATTTTGAATCCGCATTATATTATTTTTTGTGAGGATGAATTAGCTCCAGCTATGCTTAATCAAATCGCTGAGCGAAGTGCCACATACGTTCCGAAGGAGCATCTTCCAGCGTTAGCGGTGAGTAACTTGAAGCGTGATTATCTGAATGGATTACAAAGTCTTGGATTAGGATTATTAGTTTCACAACAAATAGATGAGAACAATTAA
- a CDS encoding carbohydrate ABC transporter permease, producing the protein MTMQTRKRVGQIALFIVTLLVAIIFFFPIFFNLMSAFKSNAEIMKDAIAFPKTLYLDSFKYLLTETEFPRAILNSLILTAVSIAAQVLIIPMAGYAIERRNARWTRFIFVYFLAGMMIPFQAYMIPLFKELRMLGLYGSLAGPILIYVAGAVGFGCLLYTSFVKGIPREIEEAAEIDGCSRYAIFWKIVFPLLGPVTASMVVLNGLGIWNDFLMPMLVLPSGQAKTMVVEIYRYIGEFSSRWDMIFAGTAMSVVPVLIVFIALQKYFVKGIASGATKG; encoded by the coding sequence ATGACGATGCAGACACGCAAAAGAGTTGGGCAAATCGCACTTTTCATTGTTACATTATTAGTGGCTATTATCTTTTTCTTTCCTATTTTCTTTAATTTAATGTCAGCCTTCAAGAGTAATGCAGAGATTATGAAGGATGCAATCGCTTTTCCGAAAACCCTTTATCTGGACAGCTTTAAATATCTGTTAACCGAAACAGAGTTTCCACGGGCTATTCTGAATAGTCTGATTTTGACAGCAGTTTCTATTGCGGCACAGGTCTTGATTATTCCGATGGCGGGCTACGCAATTGAACGCAGAAATGCCAGATGGACTCGGTTCATATTCGTTTACTTTTTAGCAGGAATGATGATCCCTTTTCAGGCGTATATGATTCCTCTGTTTAAAGAGCTTAGAATGCTGGGGTTATACGGCAGCCTTGCCGGTCCAATTCTAATTTATGTAGCCGGTGCGGTGGGGTTTGGATGCCTGCTGTATACAAGCTTTGTCAAAGGCATTCCTAGAGAAATTGAAGAAGCGGCGGAGATCGACGGATGTTCTCGTTATGCGATATTCTGGAAAATTGTTTTCCCGCTGCTAGGACCCGTCACAGCCAGTATGGTGGTCTTAAACGGACTTGGAATCTGGAATGATTTCCTGATGCCGATGCTGGTATTGCCTTCAGGACAGGCTAAAACTATGGTCGTGGAAATTTACCGTTATATCGGAGAATTCTCCTCACGTTGGGATATGATTTTTGCAGGAACAGCAATGTCGGTTGTACCTGTGCTGATTGTGTTTATCGCTTTGCAGAAGTATTTTGTTAAGGGGATTGCGTCTGGTGCAACGAAGGGTTAA
- a CDS encoding carbohydrate ABC transporter permease, with product MATSAVNADKSLIGTVQQKKKRKKWQSYALLFILPSFILYTLFVIVPTVGSVYLSFTSWDGISENVRYIGFANFVEIWNSPRVHNALKNTMIMTISLVVLENIAAIAMAMMVDKVRWFRNLFRSVFYFPTLLSGIVMGFVWAMILNYNFGVFNQILESVGLGSWIVDWLGNPKYAMLSIILSTVWKGAGYYMIIYLAGLQGIPQELNEAASIDGAGGWQQFRHITFPLLAGSMTVCMVLSMISALKIFDQIAVMTDGGPGFETETLTYIIYKVGFGELRQGFGTALAMVLFLIILIITVFQVKVLQKREVQL from the coding sequence ATGGCTACATCCGCAGTAAATGCTGACAAGTCATTGATAGGCACTGTGCAGCAGAAAAAGAAAAGGAAAAAATGGCAGTCCTACGCTCTGCTGTTCATATTACCATCATTTATTTTGTACACCTTGTTCGTTATCGTCCCAACGGTTGGGAGTGTCTATTTAAGCTTCACCTCATGGGATGGCATTAGCGAAAACGTAAGGTATATCGGCTTCGCTAACTTTGTGGAAATTTGGAATAGTCCAAGGGTGCATAACGCACTGAAAAATACGATGATCATGACCATTTCACTTGTTGTTCTAGAGAATATTGCAGCAATTGCAATGGCTATGATGGTCGATAAGGTACGCTGGTTCCGGAATTTATTCAGAAGTGTATTTTATTTCCCTACGTTGCTTAGTGGGATCGTAATGGGTTTCGTCTGGGCGATGATCCTGAATTACAACTTTGGTGTATTTAATCAGATCCTGGAGTCTGTTGGACTCGGAAGCTGGATTGTGGATTGGTTGGGCAATCCTAAATATGCGATGCTGTCGATTATTTTGTCTACCGTTTGGAAAGGCGCGGGTTATTATATGATCATTTACCTCGCTGGATTGCAAGGCATTCCGCAGGAATTAAATGAGGCGGCCAGTATTGATGGGGCAGGGGGCTGGCAACAGTTCCGGCATATTACCTTTCCGCTGCTTGCGGGGTCAATGACTGTATGTATGGTATTATCGATGATCAGCGCCTTGAAGATTTTTGATCAGATTGCCGTCATGACCGATGGTGGTCCGGGCTTTGAGACGGAGACATTAACTTATATTATTTATAAAGTCGGGTTTGGTGAATTAAGACAAGGTTTTGGTACTGCACTGGCGATGGTCTTGTTCTTAATCATACTCATCATTACAGTCTTCCAAGTGAAGGTTCTCCAGAAGCGGGAGGTGCAGCTCTAA
- a CDS encoding MFS transporter: MATFFLIIIYLAFISLGLPDSLLGSAWPVMRMDLNASLGTAGILSMVIAVGTIVSSLMSGIILKRFGTGKVTLVSCIMTAVALLGFAWSPSLVWLIVAAIPLGLGAGSVDAGLNSYVATHYKAHHMSWLHCFWGVGATLGPIIMGSFISGEGLWRQGYLTVAYIQLSLVIILFVTLPLWDRVAGSNNHPNAESDPEFNHPELEHAGENTKPWKLRGVKLAMLTFLFYSAIETSMGLWGSSFLVNIKDIPASTAATWVSFFYLGITFGRMVTGFITFKMSNKQLIRYGQLIALIGTVLLVLPLPTIVSLVGFMIIGLGLAPIFPCMLHETPVRFGKRHAQSIMGFQMATAYTGTTLMPPFIGLLASKFTLGIFPAMIVFFAIVMLLCTEKLNHYSAKVNVG, encoded by the coding sequence ATGGCAACTTTTTTTCTTATTATTATTTATTTAGCCTTTATTAGTTTAGGCTTGCCAGATTCATTGCTTGGATCCGCTTGGCCAGTGATGAGAATGGACTTAAATGCTTCATTAGGTACGGCTGGAATTCTTTCGATGGTCATTGCAGTAGGCACAATAGTGTCCAGTTTGATGAGTGGCATTATCCTTAAACGTTTTGGTACGGGGAAAGTGACTCTTGTTAGCTGCATCATGACTGCTGTAGCGTTGCTTGGTTTTGCATGGTCACCTTCGTTAGTGTGGTTAATTGTTGCTGCGATTCCACTCGGTTTAGGTGCGGGATCTGTAGATGCCGGATTAAATAGTTATGTTGCTACGCACTATAAAGCCCATCATATGAGTTGGTTACATTGTTTCTGGGGAGTGGGCGCCACGCTGGGTCCTATTATTATGGGCTCTTTTATCTCTGGTGAAGGTCTATGGCGGCAAGGTTATCTTACGGTTGCTTACATACAATTGAGCTTAGTCATTATTCTATTCGTTACACTGCCTTTATGGGATAGAGTGGCTGGGAGTAATAACCACCCGAATGCTGAAAGTGATCCCGAGTTCAATCATCCGGAGCTAGAGCATGCCGGAGAGAACACAAAACCTTGGAAATTAAGAGGGGTGAAGCTAGCGATGTTAACCTTTTTATTTTATTCTGCCATAGAAACGAGTATGGGGTTATGGGGGAGCAGCTTTCTTGTAAACATTAAAGATATTCCTGCATCAACTGCAGCGACATGGGTATCGTTTTTTTATCTAGGGATTACCTTTGGTAGAATGGTGACGGGTTTCATTACTTTTAAAATGAGTAATAAACAGCTAATTCGATATGGTCAACTCATTGCTTTAATCGGTACGGTGCTGTTAGTATTGCCGCTTCCAACTATAGTTTCACTTGTAGGATTTATGATTATAGGTTTAGGGTTAGCCCCCATTTTTCCGTGTATGCTACATGAAACCCCTGTACGATTCGGGAAGAGACATGCTCAGTCAATTATGGGCTTTCAGATGGCAACAGCTTATACCGGCACCACGCTGATGCCGCCTTTTATCGGCTTATTAGCTTCGAAATTCACGCTGGGTATTTTTCCTGCGATGATCGTTTTTTTTGCCATCGTTATGCTCTTGTGTACAGAAAAGCTTAATCATTACTCAGCAAAAGTAAATGTCGGTTAA
- a CDS encoding glycerol-3-phosphate acyltransferase, translating to MIILWVAGLFLSGSLMFSYWLGLARKNNLKVIGDGNPGALNLWKSSGYKFGIFGVLLDFLKGYLPLLWVMGSHYSQGYFIIPLALAPVAGHAFSPFLKGKGGKAIAVTFGVWSALTGFKASLALAVILAVLKVLGSGYKSRGNSLVSDGVQVVSGMLLLFVYLCISKWSAPILWVWLGSFVILVYTHRLEWITWVKEYLKRERGH from the coding sequence ATGATCATATTGTGGGTCGCGGGTTTATTTTTGTCGGGATCTCTTATGTTTTCCTATTGGCTTGGGTTAGCGCGTAAAAATAATTTAAAGGTCATAGGCGACGGTAATCCGGGGGCTTTGAATCTCTGGAAGTCATCTGGGTATAAATTCGGAATTTTTGGGGTGTTGTTGGATTTTTTAAAAGGATATCTGCCTCTTTTATGGGTAATGGGAAGCCATTATAGTCAGGGTTATTTCATTATTCCGCTTGCCTTAGCTCCTGTTGCGGGTCATGCCTTCTCTCCATTTCTTAAAGGAAAAGGAGGGAAGGCGATTGCCGTAACCTTTGGGGTATGGAGTGCATTGACAGGATTCAAAGCCTCTTTAGCGTTAGCGGTCATCCTTGCAGTGTTGAAAGTGCTCGGCAGCGGGTACAAAAGCAGAGGAAATTCACTTGTCTCGGATGGTGTGCAAGTGGTTAGCGGAATGCTGCTCCTTTTTGTCTATTTGTGCATCAGTAAGTGGTCTGCTCCTATCCTATGGGTATGGCTTGGGAGCTTTGTAATCCTTGTGTATACACACAGGTTAGAATGGATTACATGGGTGAAGGAATATTTAAAAAGGGAGCGGGGGCATTGA
- a CDS encoding ABC transporter substrate-binding protein, producing MYKKTMMKLSVLLLATTTVLTACGGNNNNAGSKATDTPASETPSNTPQETKKEVSFTIGYASGDPATKKAISDTVKKFTAANPNVTIKDLSETSSAAYLDWLKTKDAVGEFPDLVEMRDTEVFADAGKIVELPSDLLDLFEAPPQVDGKVWNAPLQVNAPQGIIYSKKAYADAGITELPKTYDEFIAIQEKLKTSGITPIVVGGKDIFHMGFWVNKFLIDEVYSKDADWNSKRTAKTVSFTDANVVQGITDFKELFKNYVDKGWLSTGDNQTASILVSGKAAQLYSGTWMFTQIAEADPNFEFGFYALPDREGKINVIGLPSPAGWSLSAEAAKDADKTEAIKDFIRFFFAPEQYSNYLATINAIPSTKEKVTYDTSEQMQVALDLIADPNVVKSLAINNWWGDNLIPPQFRNWYYKLLQDLVVKDGDVAKYMKDADTEYDNQVKANQM from the coding sequence ATGTACAAAAAAACAATGATGAAACTATCCGTATTGTTACTCGCCACTACAACAGTTTTGACTGCTTGCGGTGGAAATAATAATAATGCAGGGAGTAAGGCAACCGATACGCCAGCATCCGAAACGCCTTCAAATACACCGCAAGAGACCAAAAAAGAGGTTAGCTTTACGATAGGTTACGCCTCCGGAGATCCGGCCACCAAAAAAGCAATCTCAGATACGGTCAAAAAGTTTACAGCAGCTAATCCGAATGTCACTATTAAAGATTTGAGCGAAACTTCATCCGCTGCCTATCTTGATTGGCTTAAAACAAAGGATGCTGTGGGTGAATTCCCGGACCTGGTGGAAATGCGTGATACAGAAGTTTTTGCCGATGCGGGTAAGATTGTAGAGCTGCCTTCCGATCTGCTAGATTTGTTCGAAGCCCCACCACAAGTGGATGGTAAGGTGTGGAACGCACCGCTGCAAGTGAACGCTCCCCAAGGGATTATCTACAGCAAAAAAGCATATGCGGATGCAGGGATCACCGAGCTTCCAAAAACCTATGACGAATTCATCGCCATCCAAGAGAAATTGAAAACATCGGGCATTACTCCGATTGTAGTAGGTGGAAAAGATATTTTCCATATGGGTTTCTGGGTTAACAAATTCCTGATTGATGAGGTCTACTCGAAAGATGCAGATTGGAATTCCAAACGTACCGCTAAAACGGTCAGCTTCACAGATGCTAATGTAGTTCAAGGCATAACGGACTTCAAAGAATTGTTCAAGAATTATGTAGATAAAGGTTGGCTCAGCACGGGCGACAATCAGACCGCTTCGATTCTTGTTTCTGGCAAAGCAGCACAATTGTACTCCGGTACGTGGATGTTTACACAAATCGCTGAAGCGGACCCGAACTTTGAATTTGGCTTCTATGCTCTTCCTGACCGTGAAGGGAAAATCAATGTCATAGGTCTTCCGTCACCTGCAGGCTGGTCTTTATCGGCTGAAGCCGCTAAGGATGCAGACAAAACAGAAGCCATCAAAGACTTTATCCGTTTCTTCTTCGCCCCAGAACAGTATTCGAACTATTTAGCAACCATAAATGCGATTCCTTCAACAAAAGAGAAAGTAACCTATGACACAAGTGAACAAATGCAAGTGGCTTTGGATCTTATTGCTGACCCGAATGTAGTGAAATCCTTGGCGATCAATAACTGGTGGGGAGACAATCTAATCCCTCCACAGTTCCGTAACTGGTACTACAAGCTGTTGCAGGATCTCGTGGTAAAAGATGGAGATGTAGCGAAGTACATGAAAGATGCGGATACAGAGTATGACAACCAAGTGAAAGCTAATCAGATGTAA
- a CDS encoding glycosyltransferase, producing MWLLIIIGVGCLSGFILFRKNILAADQEYFQGPEKLSIIIPARNEEYNLRFLLDSLQLQTITPYEIIVVDDFSEDRTKEIAESYGVKVIANSSLPEGWTGKSWAVWNGYLQASGDIFAFLDADIRLKPNALASLLKARELSKGVISVVPFHHTEKLFEKLALIMNMLGIFTFTSIFEKNNAKKGLYGSCILALRQDYEKVNGHQSIKSEVLDDLSLGEKFIAAGVPIRNFIGYGLVSFRMYPKGIKSEIEGFSKGAVLSTSTLSPRTIIPIALWVVGLIISETVFIFANTSWGLPLLFGYLLYMFQLFYFIKYVGVFGIVIPVFHVVATLFFILIMLYSIYQVVFLRHVSWKGRHIQVGGHRD from the coding sequence ATGTGGTTGTTAATTATTATAGGTGTTGGATGTCTCTCCGGTTTTATATTGTTTAGAAAGAATATATTGGCCGCTGATCAAGAATATTTTCAAGGACCGGAGAAATTGTCCATCATCATCCCCGCAAGGAATGAAGAATATAATTTGCGTTTTCTGCTCGACTCACTCCAGCTCCAAACCATTACCCCCTATGAAATTATTGTTGTGGATGACTTCTCGGAGGATCGGACCAAGGAAATTGCCGAAAGCTATGGAGTTAAGGTTATTGCAAATAGCAGTCTCCCTGAGGGATGGACGGGCAAGAGCTGGGCAGTATGGAATGGATATTTGCAAGCCTCGGGCGATATTTTTGCTTTTCTGGATGCAGATATCCGGTTAAAGCCTAACGCTCTGGCCTCATTATTAAAAGCAAGGGAGCTATCGAAAGGTGTCATTTCGGTAGTTCCTTTTCATCATACAGAAAAGCTGTTTGAGAAACTTGCCTTAATTATGAATATGCTGGGGATCTTCACATTCACATCTATTTTTGAAAAGAATAACGCCAAAAAAGGATTATACGGTTCGTGTATTCTAGCTTTAAGGCAGGATTATGAAAAAGTTAATGGACATCAAAGCATTAAATCTGAAGTGCTGGATGATTTGTCTTTAGGAGAGAAGTTTATCGCGGCAGGTGTTCCCATTAGGAATTTTATCGGTTATGGCTTAGTATCTTTTCGTATGTATCCGAAGGGGATAAAAAGTGAAATTGAAGGCTTCAGTAAAGGGGCTGTCTTAAGCACCTCAACCTTAAGCCCGCGGACGATTATTCCAATTGCACTTTGGGTGGTCGGGCTCATCATCTCAGAAACTGTGTTTATTTTTGCGAATACTTCTTGGGGATTGCCGTTACTTTTTGGTTATCTCCTTTATATGTTCCAGCTCTTTTATTTTATTAAATATGTAGGGGTTTTTGGCATCGTCATTCCAGTATTTCACGTGGTTGCTACTCTTTTCTTTATCTTGATTATGCTTTATTCGATATATCAGGTCGTTTTTCTGAGGCATGTAAGCTGGAAAGGAAGGCATATCCAGGTGGGAGGACATAGGGACTAA